From the genome of Camarhynchus parvulus chromosome 8, STF_HiC, whole genome shotgun sequence, one region includes:
- the S1PR1 gene encoding sphingosine 1-phosphate receptor 1, with protein MNSGTTAPQKVTSNPTNTDVNYVIKEHYNYTGKLNESVDTGIKVTSVVFIIICCFIILENIFVLLTIWKTKKFHRPMYYFIGNLALSDLLAGVAYTANLLLSGHKTYSLTPNQWFVREGSMFVALSASVFSLLAIAIERYITMLKMKLHNGSNSFRSFLLISACWVISAILGGLPIMGWNCKNLLSNCSTVLPLYHKHYILFCTTVFTGLLLSIVVLYCRIYSMVRTRSRRLTFRKNITKATRSSEKSLALLKTVIIVLSVFIACWAPLFILLLLDVGCKVKTCPILYKAEYFLVLAVLNSATNPIIYTLTNKEMRRAFIKILCCCTCPPADSGTKFKRPIIGGMEFSRSKSDNSSHPQKEDGDHPETIMSSGNVTSSS; from the coding sequence ATGAACTCCGGCACCACTGCCCCGCAGAAGGTCACCAGCAACCCCACCAACACTGATGTCAACTATGTCATCAAAGAGCATTATAATTACACGGGAAAGCTAAATGAGAGTGTGGACACTGGAATTAAAGTGACGTCGGTGGTTTTTATCATCATTTGCTGCTTTATAATCTTAGAGAACATTTTTGTCTTGCTTACCATCTGGAAAACCAAGAAGTTTCACAGACCCATGTACTATTTCATTGGGAACTTAGCTCTTTCAGACTTGCTGGCTGGTGTGGCTTACACTGCCAACCTCCTGCTATCTGGACACAAAACCTACAGCCTGACCCCCAACCAGTGGTTTGTAAGAGAAGGCAGCATGTTTGTTGCCTTGTCAGCTTCTGTGTTCAGCTTGTTGGCCATTGCCATTGAGAGATACATCACCATGCTGAAGATGAAACTCCACAATGGCAGCAACAGCTTCCGCTCCTTCTTGCTGATCAGTGCGTGCTGGGTTATCTCCGCCATCCTCGGGGGGCTCCCGATCATGGGCTGGAACTGCAAGAACCTCTTGTCCAACTGCTCCACCGTGCTGCCCCTCTACCACAAGCACTATATTCTCTTTTGCACAACCGTTTTCACTGGCCTTTTGTTATCTATTGTGGTCCTCTACTGCAGGATCTACTCCATGGTGAGGACTAGGAGCCGCAGGCTGACATTTCGGAAAAACATTACCAAAGCTACCAGGAGCTCAGAAAAGTCACTAGCCTTGCTCAAGACAGTGATCATAGTCCTGAGTGTCTTCATTGCCTGCTGGGCTCCTCTGTTCATCCTCCTTTTACTGGATGTGGGGTGCAAAGTGAAGACCTGCCCAATCCTCTATAAAGCAGAGTATTTCTTAGTACTGGCTGTGCTCAATTCAGCCACGAACCCTATCATCTACACCTTGACAAACAAAGAGATGCGGAGGGCTTTCATCAagattttgtgctgctgcacatgTCCCCCGGCAGATTCTGGGACCAAATTCAAACGGCCAATCATTGGGGGCATGGAGTTCAGCCGGAGTAAGTCTGACAACTCCTCACACCCACAGAAGGAGGACGGTGACCATCCTGAAACCATCATGTCTTCGGGCAATGTTACCTCATCTTCTTAG